ggcaaaGTTAACATATTCTTGGTTAACAGTggttaaaaatgctattttaataaaatattgaaactcACTGTCAGTTTTAAAGGTTGACTTTCTGCTTTGCACAGTGCATGGTTGGGTTGGTTAGAAGAATATTGGAGaatttcagttaaaagaaaactcTGCGAACATCCAGGTTGGTGCGACCTGTGCCTTGCTGAGTGGATGTTGGGAACATTTCTGTGCTGCTCGGGCTGGACCCGTGCACAGCGCTCACTGCAGTGTGGAGAGGGTCCAGGTCTTACAGGGTCAGAACCGCAGGTGTCCTCCTCCGGAGGCAAGGACCAGGTGGAGAAAAGAAGTGTCACTTGTCTCGTGACCTGTGAACCAGGCTCGTCGAGCCGGAGCTCAGAGGACTTCCACTTTCAGTAAGAGTTATTTCAAGGTTTGGTGTTAGGAGGCTTTTATTCCTTTTACACAAATGGAAGTACATGCAGCAAATTAGAGCAGCACATTTTCGAGTCAGTTGGCTCCGTGTGGCCGTGGCCGATCCCGCCGGGACACCGAGGAGGGGCGCCGTGCTGGTCTTTGTGACGAGCCAGGGTGAGCTGGACGTCCTGTCCTACACAGTcacctgggggggagggggttctTCATTGGATGTGTTTTTCCAAGGAGAATCCCTGTGATCCGGACAGAATCCAtgtggttttgtttcatttgttgtgCTGAATTCCCCAGAAAATTCTGGAACCGAGGGTCAGAGCTGGGCAGGTCGGGTGTGAGAAGGAGAGGACTCAGGATGGTGTCGTATTTTCAGTTGTCATTATTTTGGCCTAAGCTAAGTGCCGCCCCACTTACTGAGCAGGGATGAACAGAAGCGCTTTGGGGACTAGAAATGGTGACCTGGTTCACAGGTCACAAGACAGTGACATTTCTTAGAACCCAAAAGGCTCCACCCTGATGTGGGACCAGGGACAGATGAACCCATCCCCCGGAATGAGCAGGGAGGATGCTTCCTTTGAAACTTCCAGTTGGGTGGGAGCCCCAGAGGACAGGAACCCCAAGCGTCCCCGTGGGGACGTGTATCGACTCTAAGTGTGTGTGTCCCACGGGAGTTTGCCTGCAGCCTCCGATGAAGCCAGATGgacagaattaaaggaaaaatgtgtCAAATCCATCATCATAGTAGATTTTAACACATTTACCAGTAGCCAGTAGATCAAACGgacaaaaaaattagtaagaaaatagaaaatgtgaacagcGTAACTGTGGGGCTTGAGCTCATGGGCTTCACTGCGTGTGATGTCTGGAGAGACATGTTCCTTCCAGGGATACGTGCACACTCGCGCTCAGACGTAAAGCTGGCCTTGGCAAACTTCAGAGAACTGGAATCtgactacatttttttaaacccacaCGCAATTAAGTTAGAAAACAAAGCCAATAAGATTATTAGAAAAATCTATTCACTTGGAAATTTAATAACACTTGTAATCAACTCAtgggttaaaggagaaattatAATTGAAAATAGAAGGTTTCATCTCACTTTTCACATCAAATTCACGGGAGACAACCCTTGAAAGGAAACTTAGAACATTAAgtgcttgacttttttttttaaaggcgcAAAAATTGAGCTAAGATCTAACATAAATCAAAGACCCACAGatatggaaggaaagaaattaggaaaaaagatatttatacaATAGAGAAGGCTAAAAAAGAgatcaacaaagcaaaaagatacatttttgcacagagaaatagaaaacagttcATGTTAGAGAAACAGCAAGTTCcgactgtacagcatagggaactatattcgatacattataatggcctataatgaaaaaatatgaaaaggaatatattttacatataactgaatcactgtgctgtacaccagaaattaacacaacattgtaaatcaactatacttcaattttagaatatatatatatatttttaaaagaacaaactggaaaaaaaaaagttcattttaagaGGCCAGCATAAGCTTGACACCAAACAAATGAAACCACAAGGAAAACCCACCTTCCCCGTGGACAAAggatgcaaaaatcctgaacACAGATGCTTCCATCAGGCTGCCCAGGGGTCTGTGACCCACCAAAGTACAAGGCCCCTCCCCTTGGCAAGTGTCACAGGCTTGCAACAGACCTCCTGTCAGAACCAGTCCAGAATCTCCGCTCACCTCCCCATcccgcccacctccctccccttcccccaccaccctaatcttcctcccctcccccaccacccccacagcACTTTTCTCTTTTATCCACTTAGGTTGTTTAAATACGATGCAAAGTATATTCTCAGATCCTTCTTGAATTCATTGGAcaaggtttaatttttttgagataagTGAGGCTTTGAAATCAACCAgacttctgtgttttctctgttaATTACCCTTTATTTCCTGCCTGCTATCACTAATGGTCCAGCCCCGGCTCAGGGCAGGAGGGGAACAGCAAACCTGCACATCCCTGTGGGCGATCAGAACCCTCCCACCCTGTTCTGTAACCTTCAGTGATTTCCAACTAAATTTTCTTGCCTGTTTTTTGTTTACTTGGCATTTGGCATGGAATGGATCTTGACACACTGAAGACGCCTGCTGGACGCCACGGCCTGCCTGGGGCGGAGGTGAGGACTCTCAGGAGGGCATGGGATGGCCGAGGGCAGGTGCCCCTGAGATGCTGCTTCCTGTCCAGAAACCTCCAGGAAGACTGTCGCCCACTTAATTTTCGTCGAAATGAATTctgagacttttctttttaacagaatgCTTTTATTCCTATCTTTAAATGAAACACATGGTTAAGTACTCGCACGAAATCTCCAAAGGCGTTGATCTTTTTCAATTTAATGCTTCCTCTCTGGTCACAGACGTGGGTGGATGGGATCGGCCGGGACAAGGCTCAGCGGACGGCGGGGCGCAGCCACGGCCGCGGGCGGGACCTCAGTAGTCGTCATAGTTGACACTGGCCCCGTGCCTGAAGCTCTGGGGCGCCCGGGGACCCAGGGCCGCGTCCTCATCGTGGTGACGCTGGTAGTAGTCGTCGTAGTCGTGCCGGTTCCGGTCTCTGTCAAGCCAGTAGGTGATGTCGTCCTCAAACTTCTGTAGGAAGCGAGAAGGAGGAGGGGTTTAAGGCGCCATCCCCTGGAGCCCATCTTACCCACAGCGTTGCTCTGGGGTGGGTTTTCGTCAAAGACGAACGACCCCCCTGCTGAGAACAACTCCTGCAGCAAGGTCCTGCTGAGCCGCTCGGGGGACTTACTCAGTGTCtggtaataacctatcatggacaAGAATCTGAACGATTAGACATATACGTGTGACTGAATCAccttgcacacctgaaactagcacaacgttgtaaatcaactatctttccatttaaaacataatcaataataattgaaaaaagaagaggagcTCCTGGCTACAGCATCCCTGGGCCAGAGGTCAGCGCGAGCAGCTGGAGAGCCCTCCCCCAGAGGGGCGTGCATCCACACCCCTGAACACGTCCGACGCCCCAGATGCAGgcgtttttctctttttggtaaaTAGAAGGGACATCTCCCCAGTACAGTCACGCCTGCGCCTGATCCCCAGCGCTGCACATCGGACGAGGCAGACGCTGACCTGTGTGTCCTGCCGGGGCCAGGGAGCAGGCTGAGGCTTCGCTGCTGGATGGAATCAGTGCAGCCTTGGCACAGGGATGTGGCCGCGTCTGCTGGTGGCTCTCACACCTGTGGTGTCGCCCAGACAGGCCTGGGGGCACTGATTCGTGCCACCAACACTTCTCACGAGAACACAGCCTGTCCAGCCCTGTGCCGGGCACTGGAGGGCCGCCCACAACAGACCGAattcctgccttccaggagcccATGGCTCCTGCAAGATCACAGGGAAACAGCTGCCTTCACACAGgcctgcagagggaggcagggctgaggatgGGGGAGCACAGAGCACCCTCAGGTTTACAGCTGGGGCAGCTGGTCTCCGCCGTTCCTCCAGGTCTTTATTGGGGTGGAACCGACATATAACATAATCGGTGTTTGTGTCTGTTTAGAAACCATCACCACAAGAAGTATacttaacatccatcacctcggGTAGTTAcaacactttttttccttatgatgagagcttttaagatttactctcttaactttcatgcAATACAGTTTTGTTAGCTCTAGTCATCTTACTGTGCCCTGCATCCTGGGACTTGTggattttataactggaagtttgtacttttgtCCCCCTGGACCATTTGGTGACCCTCTCCACCCCAACTATGAATCCGTATATTCAAACAGACTAATCTGCACggttgtggggagagggcaggagatggGTCTAGTTGGGTACTCGCTCATGTCCACGCTCAGGACTTGGGGAGATTTAGCAAAAGGGCAGAGATAGGGGAGCAGAGGCAGACTGCCTGGGGAGGTTGGAGCGTGTCTGGAAGTCTGGGCTTCAGGACCAGTTCTTCTCAACGTGCGGCCAAATCTCTCAGGAGGCTGTggaatgcagattctcaggcagGCACCACCCACTCGTCCTGGATCAAATTTTCTGGTGGTTGGGTCTCAggaatctacttttattttagtaAGATTGCCAGTGAACACTAACTGTCTCAGACACCTTGGTAAGGCTGGaacccccagcctccctgccacggccttcctcctcccaggcctccacTCTGGGTGAGCAGCGGGCCGGTCGGGGCTGTGCTGAGAACAATATTACCTTCATCTCCGTCAGCTCAGCCGGGGGCTCCGGCATCCTCTGAGCCTCCCCAGCCTTGGCCTTGAAAAGGAGACAGCTTGCTTTCTGCACAAtgctgcagttttttttttctcagagtgAAGTAGGcttgtttcttggtttttctcattttagaatctttttgaggtttgggcttaaaatattttttcaataaatttttaaaatattttatgaatacaaaaataacattttaaaatgtatatgtgaGAGGAAGACAAAGAAGGGAGCGATTTCCGTTGCCAAAGGTAGCCACTACTGATGTTTTGCTGAGTTTGCTTCTAGTCTCTTCTGTGCACATGGAGTTACTGTAATCTTTCCTCaatcctcattttcatttttttccttaaaaggaaaaagtattcTTTTCCCTTAATTTAGTTAATATGTCCACTCACGCTACCTGGACACACGAACTGAACCATAGTTTCCTGCAAATGCATTGACAAATTTTCCCCAAAACATTTGCAAAGGCCTGTCTTTttaaaaggcactttttttttttcatctgtttccacTATCCTCATGGGTCTTTCTTTGCTTTGATCTTGttgtttctgacttttttttttgaggtgaagTTGAAAAGGCGGAGGCAGTGAGTTATTTTAAGGACACTGAGGCAAAACTGTACAGAGACGCTCAAAATGTTCCTAAGAAAATAAGATGCTTGATGAATTTAAGTCCCAGCCAAGGACGGTGACTTCTCTGGAATTCTGCTTCCAAAACCTGACGGGAGAGATTCCTGCTTGGGCATCCTGGGATGGAAAATTCCAGGGGATGCCTTCACGGATGGACTGACGGTCATGTGATCCAATGCCTGGCCAGCACGTGGCACAGAACGAGGCTCCGATTTCAGagcaaataataaaacttaattcTCTGTGCCTGATTCTTCAAGCCAGGCCTCCCCCATCCCTGAATGCCCTGCCGGAAGCCAGGCCCGCGGCACCCAGAACACCCACCGCTTCGTCGAAGCCCATGTACAGGAACTGCTGGTACCACTGCTGCACCTCCGGTCCGCGAGCGGTCCCACAGCTGCCGCCGCTGGCGCCTCAGGCCGCTCAGGAATTCCTTGGCTTTGCTCTCGGGCACGGCCACCGGGGTCTTCGTGGGAGCGGGCGCTGGAAGACCGGTTCCCCACCCCCCCGAAGTGGAAAGATGATTTCTTTCCTTAAGGGCTGTGTTgctcttttctctccccctcccccagccccaccccgcaGGCAATGCTGTAACTGGCATTGCCTTCCTTCCTACAGGATGCGGGATACAGCTCAGCTCACGCCATCAGCCCCCAGGCTCTGTCAGTGAGCTCTCCCTTCTGGGCACAGCCAAAGAGCCGGGCAGGAACAGAATTCAGCTCCTGGTCTGCAGTTCCTCACCACACCcaggtcccagcccccagcctccaggccccagaccccagccctcaGACTCcaggtcccagcccccagcccccaagcccccaagccccagcccccagtcccaggtcccaggccccAGACCTCAGACCCCAGCCCCTAGGTCCCAGGCCCCAGACCTCAGATCTCAGACCTCAGTCCACAGCACCCAGCCCCAAGGCCCCAGGCCCCATATAGGAGCTGGTTGGTGCTTCCTGTGGGGCGTTTGGGAAACAGTTGGGCATCCAGGGCCACACTGGGGTGCGTTCATTGTCCGTGCAAACAAGAGCACACTGTGCTTGCTTAGGAGACCAGAGGGAAGAAGAGCTGGAACCAGGGCCTGagagggccaggccaggccagcctaGAGGCACAGCAAGTCCTCGCATCAAGCTGCAGGGACACAAAGTGTCATCTTGAGCCactgtctctgggcctcactgtGATCACAGACGATTCAGGTTCCTCTTGAAGTGAGACTGACTTCCCTGCACATCTTTCCATCCCAGGCTCAACTGCCTAAAAGGCCCCACTTGTGCAGACATGCTTGGGGAAGCCGCTGtgccctgggctggccctgctgtCCAGCTGTGAGACTCTGTCCCCTCATCTGCGACCCTGGACCGACAGTCCCCATCTCAGGGGAGCTGTGCAGGAAAAGGAAGTTAAATGCCCCGAGTGTCCGTGGATCACATGGGTAAGTATCAGAGCATTTGTTTTTTCACCTCTTGCTCATCCGTGTATCTCCCTCGGGACCTGTGACACTGTTCTgtatgcagtaggtgctcaatatgtGTTGCTTGGCTtgacttgaatgaaaaaaagctaAGGATGTACACAGAGGCGTGGTGATTATCTCAGCTGTTTTCAAATGGCTGGCCCGGTGAGAGCTTCCATCACCCCCGGTGTCATCCTCGTCCTAGGGGAGACGCCACCCAGCCCAGGGAGGCACCTAGATCAGACCGGGGATGGACCAGGGCCTCGGGAGAGGCTGGAAGTGCTGGGAACGATGCTgggagccccttccccaaaagGGGTCACGTGGGCTCAGCACGTGTTGGGGGGGGGTCCCTGCAGGGGCTAACTGGGAAACAGGTGCATGAGGGCCCGGCCTCACCCCCACAAGGGAGCAGACTTCAGCCTCCTGGAACCCCCCGTTAACCTAGGGGCAAGAATAAGTGCTTAAATGTTCACTTGAAAAATGTAGTTACATGTCTTCAATCTAAGGGGCAGATCAATTACTTCTTAATTTACAGGTGAAGATGAAAGTTCCGAGGAAAAGTGCTCACAAGTCCACAATGGGTCCGACTGATGGAGCCGCTTACAGCTGGCCCAGAACCGCCCGCGTGGCTCCCAGACGGTTTCCATGACATTTTGCTGAACTTCCACATTTATCTGGGGAGCCTTCCCCAACAGGTGTCAGTAACAATACGATCTTTCTGTTCAGTCCTCCCCTGAGAGCTAACTGGATCCGAAGGACCACCCCAATACTGCCCTGCGCTGTCCCAGCAACTGAACCCGTGAGTGCTCCAAGTTCAGGCACGTGCTCTAAAATCCACAGCACCCAGCTAAAGCTGCAGCTCTGTTCCTTTGATTTCTGAGTACACACTGCCAGCTTTCAGAAAAGCATCCATCCACAGGCAATAATATTTACCTGATGATACCCCACACCGCAGACCCACAGAACGAACCCTTCAGATCTGCTCACCTTTTAAGGAGTAAACACTTTGGATTTTCCAAACCCAAGACTCCAGAGAGCACACGCAACACAGCCATTTTCACTGCAACCCAGTTAAGGCTGCAACCCTTACCCGTTTGGGCTATGTATTTACCTTCCCGTTTCTGAAGCATCAGTTGTAGCTTATTTCCACTTACGCCACCTGAAGGGATGAAAATAGAAACCGTTTCTGGGTTGCACTGTGCTCTTAAATTTCTCAAATGCAAAAAatcagaagtggaaaaaaaaaagcacacaaaaaagcTTGCTTTGGCAACTTGGTAGTGTTACAATGGTTAATGCTTGTTGGCATTTCCTGCTGTGTAGAAAACGCAATTCAGGCTGCCCGTGGCGCAAACTGCTGACAAGGACCATGGCTGACCGGGGCCATCTGAACCCTCTTGAGCCAATCTGAGCTCTTTCCTAGGTAGAATGACACTGACTTTTTAGCCCTTCTTGGTCACAATATTCGGGCAGCCACCTGTCACACGTACCTGCCTGTAGATGACTTTTCATGGTACAGTCGATTGAATAGTGTCCCCCTCAAACGCATATCCATCCAGAACCTCCTAATGTCAACTTACTTGGAagcagggtctttgcagatgtaacgaGTTAAGGATCTGGAGGGGCTATGATACTGGATTCAGGGTGGGCTCTAAATCCAGTGACTGGAAAACACCTCAGCGCTCTGAAAGTTCAGTCCCGTTTTGTAGCTTATCCTGATTGGCTTATAATCGGGCATCACTTATACTGTTTGCTGCTGTTTTCATTCAGATCTGAAAGTGTTTCCAACCTGCCCAATCATTTCATGGGAAATGATGAGTCTGACCTGATAGCCCCTCCGCCCGGGGAGCTGGTTTGAGGACCTGTGGGGGCATCTGATCGTACCTGCGCTGTTAGGTAGGCAGGTCTGTCTGCCTGCCATAAGAGCGCGTTACAGCTGACAGAGGAAACATGGCCTGATGCTGAGACAGACGTTAGGTTTAGGCATTTGTGATGAAGCTGCCGTTTCTCACAGCAAACGTGTCTCACTACAGCCCCAGAGATAAACGTCTCACCAAATTCAGCCATACAACTGAAAAGCGTGGCTAAGCCCTGAATTATGGATTGGTGATGCCACCGTGCCAATTACTACACATGGAGTTGTAAATATTAATGCATCAAATTGGACAGCATGCCCCGTGTATCTGAAGAAAGGAATAAACAACAAAAGAagagctgtgatttttttcccccagtagtACTGTGGATTTTTTGACCCCAACAGCCCTGGTCACTATTTCTAGGCTGTGATAAAAGGCGCTCCTGAGTTGATCAAATATAGTTACCTGGTGCCAGCTCTCAGAGTGGGATCAGAGTGTCAGGATGCCCCTCTGAAGTTCTTAACAAATTGATCTTTTTCCATTAAATGCTTCTGGGCATCAGAGACAGCCCCCTTGGGGACTCTACATAGAGATAAAGATTCTTCACTTTGGGTCCTAAGAACTCTCACGTGTCTGCTCAATGATGATAGTATTTTAACTGACTCCCATCATTACATTCTTggtagaaatgaaataaaagtcctGAAAAGGGGTGGCTCATAGCTGATACTCACTTTATTCAGATGTGCttcttaaaaaaagcaaaacaaaacaaaacccggGAAGAGCAAAGGGGGAGGTGCTAATTCACTGATGTGAAATGATCCCCTGGCCTCCCCTGTGGTCCCAGATCAGACCAGCctcaccctccccactccacccctcccTACTATTCCAGCACCCCCAGGGCTGACCTGCCTGGGGCCTCCTGTCAGCTATTTGGCATCCCCTACCTGTGCCAAAGACCCAAAGTACTGAAGCCAACAGCCAAGGGAGTCTAGCATTTCCACCACCATGTGGCAGCGGCTGCTTTGTGCTGGGAAGTGCACCAGCCTGGGATCTTGGGAAGTcacccctctccttccagctctggtGCCTCCGCAGCAGATCTGGGGTCACCACACCACACAGCCTCTCGTCCTGAGCATCAAAAGCACTCTTGTCTGCAGGAAACCACCCGTGAGCCATGAAGGGTGGTCCTCAGGTGGGGTCTGTGGGCTCCCAGGGTTCGAAAGCCTGCATACCCACCCACTTCGTTTGCAGCCTGTGTATGAATGTGCCCATTTTGTAGAGAACAAAACCGGGATTTTTCAACCCATTCACAGAGGGCTCCGAGAAGTAGAGAAGGTTCAGCCTTTCTCCTTTAAGAACTTTTCCTCATCTGGGAGGTAAGGCCTGCTAGCAGCTTTGCAGGCCTGGAACTTGACCGAGTGGAAGCCCGGGGAACAGACTGCCTGGACGGGACCCTAGGGGTGGTCCTTTGGCTGGGCTCAGTCCTGGGCGCACCACCCGCCTCCAGCTCCCGCAGCGCCCTGCACCTCGCCAACCGCCTACTTTCACAAGGTTACCGCGCACATCTGAGACCCTGCCCTGGACTCTGGACTCTGCCCCAGCACGCCACTTCTCACGGTGCAAGGGCAGATCGCAAGACCCCTTTTACCCCTTGGCCTTTGCCCGGGCTCAGGATGGGTGCCTAGGCCCCCACGTCCTCATagaccccctccccagggcgCCCTGGCATCTCTCCCTTACCTGGCCCCAGGCACAGCAGCAGGAGTAGAGCCAGCGCGGTCATGACCAGGACGGCGGGCGGCGCGGAGGAGGCGGCCATGACTGCACcgggtgggcaggaaggaggcgcGCGCGGCAGCCGCTGAGCCGAGAGAAACACGCGCGGCAGGATCGGGCGCAATAGGACCATGCGCGGGAGGATCGGGCGCGGGAGGACGAGGCGCGGGGGAACTGCCGCGGGAGGACTGCCCACGGGGTACTGGGCGGGCGGGCGGTCCCTGCGTCCCCGCCGGGGCGGGACTCACCAGGCAGGCGCTGTGCCCACTGGCTGCGGGCCAAGCGTCGTCTCGGAGCCACCGCGCCCCCTCTCTGCGGCCGCGGTTCCAACAAAGCCACGTGACTCGGGGGGCTGGGGCCGCCAAGGACCGCGCGCGAAGGGCAAGCGGGGTCCGGCTGCCTCGGGAGGGGCCGCGGCATCCGGAGAGGGGCGGCATCCAGAGATGGGAGGCCTCGGCGCGGGAAGGGCTGGGGATGCTCTGCCCGACCCCCGCTCAGGCCTCCGGTCTCGCCCGCAGTTTTCGCTGCGCTTTCTCCGcgcccccgcctccccagcctccctggcccgcTCCCTCCCGCGCAGGCCTTCGGAATTTCCTCGATCCCCGACACTGCACTTAGCGATGCCTCTATTAGTACAGTGTTCCGCGCTGCTTTTGAAAGTCTTCACAGTCTGGGTTCAGAACTGCATTCCAGGAAAATCTCTCACCCCAAACTACTCCGATAGAAAAGCCTTTGAGAAACAGGGAGTGGGTGAGCCCCGTGGGTGTTCGCAGGACAAATGTCCCCACCGTGCGCCCCCCTGCAGCGGTACCCGCGTGAGGCCCGGGGAGAACCAAGCGTGCCTTCCCAGCCCCGGGCGAGTTCAGACCCACAGGACCGGCCCATCACAGACAGGGCGGTGCGCTGAAGGAAGACAGACCTTGAGAGGGTCACCGAACTGACTGGGCCCCGTCTACACTCGGGAAGCCGCGTGCATTACAGTCAGGCCCCCCCACTCCCCCCTGAGATCTGTCCGAGCTCAGCTGAGCATCTCTTGCTTTCTCTGGATCCTCACTTCTCCCACCTCCTGGCGGTAAGTGCTTAGCATCGCACCCTGCACCCAGCTCTCCGTGGGAGTGGCTGGCGCGCTCCAGCCGGAAAGAAGCACGTTTAAAAGGCCGAAGGAGCAAAGGGAAAGGGGGACCGGGTTTTGAGAGGACCCCTGGCCTGGGGCGGCACAGGCTTCCCGAGGCATCCGAGAGAACCCCAAAGATCACCTCCCACTTCCAGTGGCCGCGGGGATGTGTTTAAACCCCGGGAAGCCGTGGAGCCGGGGCTGGATGAGAAAAAGCAACACCACAAACAGTACCTTCACTTCTGCCCAAGGACAAGACGTGCCTTATAAGGAGGAAGATCCAAGCAAAGCGGAGCTGTACCCTGTAGGGACTGTGGAAGACACTCTCCCTAATCTCTCCATTATCTGGCAGAGGTcaccccgcccgcccgccccccccccccccgccagcgTCAATTTCCCGCAGCATTTACTTCTATGAtcacattaatttaaaaacttgtttCCCTTTCAATTAGCctaattgaaattttttaaatttattttttattgaagtaatttctggtgtacagcataacaattcagtcatacatatacatacattcttttccattatgggtcaCTActggatattgaatataattccctgtgctagacagaagaaacttgtttatctattttatatacagttagtatctgcaaatctcgaacttccaatttgcCCTTtcccagtaatcataagtttgttttctatgtgtgtgtctctgttttgtaataagttcatttgtcttttttttttttttagattccacatatgagtgatctcatacggtatttttctttctcttttctggcttacttctcttagaatgacgatctccaggtccattcatgttgctgcaaatggcattattttattcttttttatggctatgtagtattccattgtataaatataccacaacttctttatccagtcatctgtcaatggacatttaggttgtttccatgtattggctatgtaaataatgctgctatgaatcttatcttttcaaattagggttccctctggatacatgcccaggagtgggattgctggatcatatggtaaatgtatttttagtcttttgtggagtctccatagtgttttccataacagctgtatcaaactacattcccaccaacagtgtaggagggtttccttttcctccacaccctccccagcatttatcctttgtggactttttaatgatggccattctgactggtgtgaagtgatacctcactgtagttttgatttaaatGCTCCTCTTACCCAAGATCTGATCGTAACCATCATGTTGCCTGTAACGATGGTAGCTGCCTTCTTGGTGGGGAGGTTCTTTTTCCGTCTCGTACAAAGAGGACTTCATCTCGTGCCCTCCCAATTCccgttattttttttttttttttttttttt
This portion of the Camelus ferus isolate YT-003-E chromosome 36, BCGSAC_Cfer_1.0, whole genome shotgun sequence genome encodes:
- the ECRG4 gene encoding LOW QUALITY PROTEIN: augurin (The sequence of the model RefSeq protein was modified relative to this genomic sequence to represent the inferred CDS: deleted 1 base in 1 codon); this translates as MVLLRPILPRVFLSAQRLPRAPPSCPPGAVMAASSAPPAVLVMTALALLLLLCLGPGGVSGNKLQLMLQKREAPAPTKTPVAVPESKAKEFLSGLRRQRRQLWDRSRPEVQQWYQQFLYMGFDEAKFEDDITYWLDRDRNRHDYDDYYQRHHDEDAALGPRAPQSFRHGASVNYDDY